The Cohnella abietis genome has a segment encoding these proteins:
- the htpG gene encoding molecular chaperone HtpG, with product MAKQQFKAESKRLLEMMINSIYTQKEIFLRELVSNASDAIDKIYYKALTDDKLVFDKDNYYIKVVADKANRTLTIRDTGIGMTKEDLENNLGVIAKSGSLAFKKDNESKDGHDIIGQFGVGFYSAFMVADVVTVTSKALDGDGAYKWESTGADGYTIEPAELDTVGSEVVLKIKDNTEDDSYDEYLEEYRLKAIIKKYSDFIRYPIKMDVVGKRPKEGSDNEFEDYQEEQTVNSLIPIWKKNKSELTAEDYAQFYSEKRYGFDKPIKHIHLSADGAVRYNAILYIPGSIPFDFYSKEFEKGLELYSNGVLIMDKCADLLPDFFSFVKGMVDSEDLSLNISRELLQHDRQLKLIAKNIQSKIKGQLLSLLKDERDKYDEFYKSFGRQLKFGIYNDYGTHKDVLQDLLMFYSSTEKKQVTLEEYVLRMPEDQKYIYYATGATNERIEKLPQTELVSDKGYEILYFTDDIDEFAIKMLTSYKEKEFKSVSSGDLGIEADEKDKETESEEKDNKDLFESMAGLLSGKVKNVRASKRLRSHPVCLSTEGEVTIEMEKILNAMPNNPNVKAEKVLEINVNHAVFQSLKDAFEKDQEKLNLYTMLLYNQALLIEGLPIEDPVEFTNDICKVMV from the coding sequence ATGGCTAAGCAACAGTTTAAGGCGGAGTCCAAGAGATTATTGGAGATGATGATCAACTCCATTTATACGCAAAAGGAGATTTTCCTCAGAGAGCTGGTTTCCAATGCCAGTGATGCGATTGACAAGATCTACTATAAGGCGTTGACTGATGATAAATTGGTTTTCGACAAAGACAATTACTATATTAAAGTGGTTGCCGATAAGGCAAATAGAACATTAACTATCCGTGATACCGGAATTGGTATGACTAAGGAAGACCTGGAGAACAACCTAGGTGTTATTGCGAAGAGCGGCTCATTAGCGTTCAAGAAAGATAATGAATCCAAAGACGGACACGATATTATCGGTCAATTCGGCGTTGGCTTCTATTCTGCTTTCATGGTAGCGGATGTGGTTACTGTCACAAGTAAAGCATTGGATGGAGACGGCGCTTATAAGTGGGAATCCACTGGGGCAGACGGATATACGATTGAGCCAGCTGAGTTGGATACGGTAGGTTCAGAAGTTGTTCTGAAAATTAAAGACAATACCGAAGACGACAGCTACGATGAGTATTTGGAGGAATATCGTTTAAAGGCGATCATTAAGAAATACTCCGATTTCATCAGATATCCGATTAAGATGGACGTAGTTGGCAAAAGGCCTAAAGAAGGCAGCGACAATGAATTCGAGGATTATCAAGAAGAGCAAACGGTTAACAGCTTAATTCCGATCTGGAAGAAAAATAAAAGCGAGCTTACTGCGGAAGATTACGCTCAATTTTATTCCGAGAAGCGTTATGGCTTTGATAAGCCGATTAAGCATATCCATCTCAGTGCGGATGGTGCTGTGAGATACAATGCGATCCTATATATTCCGGGAAGTATTCCGTTCGATTTTTACTCCAAGGAATTTGAGAAGGGTTTAGAACTGTATTCCAATGGCGTGCTCATTATGGACAAATGCGCGGATTTGCTGCCTGACTTCTTCAGCTTCGTGAAAGGGATGGTAGATTCCGAAGATTTATCCCTCAATATTTCGCGTGAATTGCTGCAGCATGATCGTCAGCTGAAGCTAATCGCCAAGAACATACAAAGCAAAATTAAAGGCCAGCTGCTAAGCCTATTGAAGGATGAGAGAGACAAGTACGATGAATTCTACAAATCCTTCGGTAGACAATTGAAGTTCGGTATTTACAACGATTACGGTACTCACAAGGACGTATTGCAGGACTTGCTGATGTTCTACTCTTCAACGGAGAAGAAGCAGGTTACTCTCGAGGAATACGTTTTAAGAATGCCAGAGGATCAGAAATACATTTACTACGCTACTGGGGCAACAAACGAAAGAATCGAGAAGCTTCCACAAACGGAGCTCGTATCTGACAAAGGCTACGAAATTCTCTATTTTACAGACGATATTGACGAATTCGCGATTAAGATGCTAACGTCTTATAAGGAAAAAGAATTCAAATCTGTCTCCAGCGGCGACCTGGGAATTGAAGCAGATGAGAAGGATAAAGAAACAGAATCCGAGGAGAAAGACAATAAGGATCTGTTTGAATCGATGGCAGGCCTGCTGTCCGGTAAAGTGAAAAACGTTAGGGCGTCTAAGAGATTAAGAAGTCACCCTGTATGTCTTTCCACGGAAGGCGAAGTCACAATCGAGATGGAAAAAATATTGAACGCCATGCCGAATAATCCGAATGTAAAAGCGGAAAAGGTGCTTGAGATTAATGTTAACCATGCGGTGTTCCAATCCTTGAAGGATGCTTTTGAGAAGGATCAGGAGAAGCTAAATCTGTATACGATGCTGTTGTACAATCAAGCTCTGTTAATTGAAGGATTGCCGATTGAGGATCCGGTAGAGTTTACTAACGATATTTGTAAGGTTATGGTCTAA
- a CDS encoding DUF6855 family protein — translation MTTVYGTKENPWKLKTPPQTSEYEMYKDEKDGKEIIVCTVGKTVLHYDYRCISDLHSMLKEHGDWIELGSADEQKPAKEGTVEAWGRSPDNPVGGWYGLKKGLRGRFGMYVPPLMEELGLAELEHNARNNRMRAL, via the coding sequence ATGACAACAGTGTATGGTACAAAAGAAAATCCGTGGAAACTGAAAACTCCGCCTCAAACCTCTGAGTACGAGATGTATAAGGACGAGAAGGACGGAAAGGAAATTATAGTGTGCACTGTAGGTAAAACGGTTCTGCACTATGATTACCGTTGTATATCGGATCTACATAGCATGCTTAAAGAGCATGGAGACTGGATCGAGCTTGGCAGTGCGGACGAGCAGAAGCCCGCTAAGGAAGGTACTGTTGAAGCATGGGGAAGGTCACCCGACAATCCAGTTGGGGGCTGGTACGGCTTAAAGAAGGGACTCCGGGGAAGATTCGGAATGTACGTCCCTCCATTAATGGAAGAGCTAGGGCTTGCGGAGCTGGAGCACAATGCCAGGAACAATCGGATGCGGGCTCTTTAA
- a CDS encoding NifU N-terminal domain-containing protein, whose translation MAVEINIQETPNPNAIKINTSERVFEGPKSTSLKSGAETDHPLAQALLSIEGVDNIFGINNFVTVTKTAEADWDEISPKIKEAFKVVYG comes from the coding sequence ATGGCTGTAGAAATCAATATTCAAGAAACACCGAATCCGAATGCTATTAAGATTAATACGAGTGAACGGGTATTTGAAGGTCCCAAGAGTACTTCTCTGAAAAGTGGTGCAGAAACAGACCATCCTCTAGCTCAAGCTTTACTAAGCATAGAAGGTGTGGATAATATTTTTGGAATCAATAATTTTGTCACAGTGACCAAGACAGCAGAAGCTGACTGGGATGAAATTTCACCAAAAATAAAAGAGGCTTTCAAAGTCGTATATGGTTGA